cctacaatatatattttccccacagaacaaggtattattcgccagaattttatggaattttcgtaccatagaaaaaaatcaccaataaatattaattttttttcctactttgaaaaaaaaattcgccatcaatatgaaaattccccTTGCCCCCCAAAATAACGCCTGATTCGCCAGGGTTTTACACTTTTTCCCAGGGGGTGCTTTCTGAAAGTTATCCCTGGCCAAGACATTAAAAACGAAAATTTATTCTTGTTATGTGAAAAATGAAAACTAGAAACATAACAATATAGATTTAAGATCTCCAAGGTATAATTGAATTTCTCTTCTGAATTTTGCAAAAATAACATGCTATCATCAATGAAGTGAGAATTAATCATCACTTTATTTTGAGAGAAATAAATACCTTTGATAAGTTTCATATGGTTAGCTCTTTGGAGAAGTTATCCTAAGGCATCAACTATAAGCACATATAAGAACAAAGACAAAGGACATCCTTGCCATATAAAACATTGTAGTTCACAGGAGTTAGACATAACTTATTATTTACAATGATGTGAGCATTAACATCTTTAAATAACATTTGAATGTGATTTTGTATTTTTGTTCCGAATCCCAACCATTGTAGCATTTTAAGAATGAAAGTTTGGCAAATTTTGTCATAAGTTTTGTCAAAATCTAACTTTATCACCTAGGTATTTTGGCTTGATTGTTGGGCCCATTCAATAGTTTCCAATGCCAACATTAGGCTATCAAGTTTACATCTTCCTTTTAAAAATCTTGTTTGTTCAACCCTTACTATGTTTTGCACAAGTTTGATTTTGATTGCGAAAGCCTTAGGAATAACTTTATTGGAAGTGTTCAACAAAGTAATTGGCCGCTAACTAGCAATTGTATCCTCATTTCCCCCCTTAGGAATAAGATTGATAATGCCTTTATTGATGTTAGAACCTAAGGAGCCGCTTTGAAAAGCTTCTAAATAGAGCATATAGAACTCATCTTTAATATGATTCCACATAATTTGGTAAAATTCAGTTTGAAAACCATTAGAGAGAAAACTTTTATAAGATTTCATAGAGACAAGAATACGTTCAAGTTCTTTCAAAGAGAGAACACGATCTAAAAATTTGTTGTAACCCGGATCAATCTTATCAGGGATACATTTTTGGATGccttcttatctctctctctctctctctctctctctctctctctctctctctctctctctctctctctctctctctctctctctaattgaGATACTTAAAAAAAGAatagatcctttatctccttccGTAATCCTTTGAAGTCTGGATCTAATTTTGGCACCTTGCTCTTTGTAGTGATCTAATTTTTGTAGTTGAGTTTCAATAACAATAATAGAATTCTGAACCTTTTCATTATAAGGATCAATATTAAGCTGTTTCCTAGCATGTTCTAGTTGTTCTTGAAGTGAGTTTTCTTTTAGTTTACATCTTCAAGCTAGTCTCTTACCAAAGGATCAAAGAAATTCAACACATAGAGATAGGGCTAAACCCCACCTTTTAATCCATAATTTACCTTGTTGAGGTTTAGGGATAGAATTTCAAATTTCCACTAAAGCAACAACACATTCATTATTCTTAAGAAGGTGAATTgttagagacaaagagatagagaaaaaaTTAGGAAAGTGATCAGATAGAGTAGTAGAATAATCTACTTGAACATAATATCCAGAGGAAGAATTTTACACTTGAATGTTATGAGAGATATAAAACTAATCCAATCTACTCAACTTCCTATCATTCTCTTCTATGCAGTTGGTCCATGTGATCTAATTAATGTTATGCCTAGATATTTTGTTATGAATTGGATCAATAACTCCCATTAAGTTTTGACAATAAATCCATCTTTTAAATTCATCATGGATGAGCTTGAAATAATTAAATCAGCTGTAATCTTCATGCTATTCAACCATATTAAAATCCTCTCCCAACACCCAATCAACATTAAGGAGACTCCTAGACATCCAATCCCAAAGAGTTGATCTCTCTTTTGAACTGTTAGGAGCATTTATAGAACATAACCCAATAGGCTATCCATTAATAAAAGAGAGGACTCAAACACAGTTATGAGCAGGATCCTCTCACTTATCAGCCACATGCTTGGTGATCCAAGGGGACAGAGCAAGCATGACTCCACTGCTTCCAACATCATGAGATGTATGTAAGAAAAATACATCTTTCTAGAGACTAAATAGAGTTACATCTAAATGTTCCTTGCTGATTTTAACCCCTTGTAGGAATAACACATCCGATTTCCATTTCAATAATGTATCCTTGACTTTAAACTTTTGATGAGGGTGAGACAACCCTTTGGCATTCCATGATAAAATATTGCAACTCATGAGGAACCAACCAGAGTAACCTCATCCTCTTGTGGCAATACACCAAATCGATTATCAAGGGTCAtcacattttcatttttttgtctaTCATTTGAGGCTATAGGTGGAGACCTTGATCTTTGTctaggataaggagagggagatTCATTGTTTCATTCACCATTTGAGACTGCAAATGGAGATCTTGATCTTTGTCTAGGATTAGGAGGAGGAGAAATGGATCTAATAGGAAATTTCACCAAAACTTGAGAACGAGTGTTGGTAGGCTCTCTAGTAGTAGTGTGAAAAAGAGAAGACCAAGCCTTCCTCTTCCTAATAGTCCTCCATTCATCATTCATGATAGTATCTTTGTAAGAGGGCTAACCCAGAAGTCTCAGAAGGAAAATATTCATTGGGAGATGGGGGAGTCTTAGATTGAGAGTGAGGCGAAGAAGGATTTGTATATTTTGAAGGAGAATGAGGGGATAATTTACATACAGGGTTGGATGACATAGAGGGAGAGTGAGAAAACATAGACTTATTTTTCCTAGCAAGACAATCTTAAATTAAGTGGTCTTCTTGTTGGTAGAACAAGCAAGCATTTGGCTTATTTAAATAGACTATTGGCTGGTCTAATTCTTTAAAACcaaatagtttaatattctctagcAGGGGTTTCTTCAAATCAACTTCCACACACACTCTCAGGTGGGCTCTTAAATTGGAGAATTTATTAGAACTTTGTTTGCACTAGATACCATTACTAAGCTGAGCCTCAATATCTTAAAGATAAGGTTTGAAGGCTAGATTTAAGAAGGTTAATTCCAGCCACATAGGGTAACGAGATTGAGAAGGCTCTTTAGGATGGAAGTCAAAAGTCCAAGCTTGCAAATAACAAACCTGGCCACATATCACCCACACGCAATATTGTAAAACTACTTGGGCATGCTGTGCAAACCTAAACATGCAAGAAACATAACCTTTACCCACTCCCCTTATTATTTCAATTTCTCACCCTCTATTCCCCCAATTCATTTTAGCCCATTTTAAAAAATTTGCTTCAATAGGAATTCctctaataaaaaacaaaataatagTTTAGCCTTGGTTTTTTGCAATTCATTCTACTATCTCATTAGGAGATTGAAATTCTAAGGTTTTACATTGACAGTTTGTTCTAGGGTCTTCATTTTTTTCCTTCCTTTTCATTGTTAGGGATGTGGGTATTCTCCCATGTCGTTATCTTTTCAGTCATTCCTTTTGGAGCATAGTCATCATCCATTGTTGCCAAATCTTGACAAGATTCCACCACCAAACCTTTCTTTGCTAGCCTAGCCTCAGATTTTAGCCACATCTCGAGTTGAAAACCTTTCCCTTCTACCAATGTGCTCTCGGATTTTATCATGTTTGTTATTTCTTTAGAGAGGATAGATGTAGAAAGGGGATTCATATGTTGGAATGAAAACCCAACGCCCCCAGTTTGCAACTCCAACACTAAACAATTTAAGAAATAGCAAATTGTTAGTGCTAGCCACAACAAAACCAACGCTTTGCAACTCCCACGACTCAGTCTAGAGTTTTAGAACCCTCATTTTTATTTCCCTTAGTTCACTCTTCCAAATGCTTTCTCAATCGATCATTAAACTCTATTTtatcaaaatataattaaattaaaaaaatgttctCTACATTCCCTATTCACAGCAAACAATAACAAAATAAATAACTAACTTATTAAAGttgttaaaaatattaaatataaaatttaacattcttatAAACTTTCTTTAATTCttcattaaaattaaataattatatacatAAAATTACATCTAACTATATATATACAATACATGTTATACATTGCATACAATACATGTTATGCATTGCCTATATATACCTGCTACAGACAAGACCTAATAAATCATGAGATGCCTATATATACCTGCCTACGGACAAAACCTAATAAATCATGAGATCACTAGTTTCTTTGAAAAAACTGCACCATTAATATTCTTATAAATTTCTTCGAAGCACATGATTGTTTCAAAAAcatataattttttgttttcaaacaacAAACCGGATAAATTATAGGCAGCTCCCTCCATGGGACTGCACGGGATCTGATGTAAAGAGccttgaaaattctttgaatgttCCAACTCAAAATTTAAACCGTTAGGTTCAGAATTTCTCGGCACtccatttttaaattttgttttcttGTAACTGAAGAAGGTTCTCCAAATTGCACTTGATAGTTAATGGGATCTAGTTTTCCAGCTCTGCCATGGGTTCTGCAATGGCATTCGGTATAATCAAATACTACCACTTACCCCCAGTTTAAATGGCATTTGGTATACGTAAACAATCATTTTCCACACTCAAACCAAACTCTACGTTCCAATCCATCAATGCTCAATGCTCTAAAGGAAGTCAATTGGAAGAGGCATTGGATTCACTGTACCAGCAAGGCAGAAAAGTATTAGCTCCCCAAGACTATGCTTCTCTCTTGCAGACATGTACCCAAACGAAAGCCATCTCAGAGGGCACTCAATTGCATGCCCACATGCTCAGAAGCGGGATTGAAAAAAACCGTTTTTTGGAAACTAAACTTGTGAGCTTGTATGTTGCCTGTGGAAGAATTTTCAATGCCAGACTAATTTTCGAAAAAATGTGCAGTGAAAATGTCTTTGTATGGAATGAAATGATCAGAGGATATGCGTGGAATGGACCAGAGGAGGAATCCCTTGCAATGTACTACAAAATGCAAGAGGTAGGCATAAAACCcaataattacacatatcctattATGCTCAAGGCTTGTTCAAGTCTATTGGCTTTGGAAGAGGGCAGGCAAATTCATTACGATATAATTAGGAATGGGTTAGAGTCAGATGTTTATGTGGGTGCTGCACTAGTAGATATGTATGGCAAATGTGGAAGTGTTGAGGAGgcacgccaactgtttgacaaaatgtctaaaCGAGATGTTGTGTCCTGGAATTCTCTGATTGCAGGATATACTCAGAATGGATGTGCCAAAGAAGCTTTGCAGATATTTTGTCAAATGCAAGAGGCAGATGTCAAACCTTCTGCTGTTACCATGGCGATTGTGCTTCCAGCATGCACCCAACTAGCAGATTTGAAACAAGGTAAGTTAGTTCATAAGATGATTCTTAGATTGGGGTTTGAGTCACACGTTGCTGTTCTCACTGCGCTTATAGATATGTATGCCAAATGCGGGTGTGTACATAATGCCAGAAttgtgtttgatagaatgcctacaAGAAATGCTAtatcatggactgcaatgattgcaggatacgcACAGAATGGATTTGGTAATGATGCCTTAAACCTCTTTCATCAGATGCAACTAAACAACATCACACCGGACTTTCCGTCAATTGTAAGTGTGCTCCGGGGATGTGCCCATTCAGCATCTGTGCAACAGGGTAAGTCTATTCATGCCTACATAGTTCACAGTGGATTTGATGAGGATATAAATGTAGGCAATTCCCTTGTAGCTATGTACGCTAAGTTTGGAACTACAGAGGATGCGTTTCAGTTCTTTGATTCTATGCCTAAgagagatgtgatctcatggaatgcaatgattgctggTTATGCCCAAAATGGGCATGCCTGTGAGGCATTGACAGTGTATCAACACATGCAAAACCAAAATGTGAAGCCCGATGTAACAACTATGGTGAGTGTGCTTCCATCATGTGCCGATTTAGCTGCTTTGCAACAAGGCAAGTATATCCATGGATATATACTTAGAAATGGACTTGAGCTGAGTATTTCGATGGGGAATGCTCTTATAGACATGTATGCCAAATGTGGGAGGGTACAAATGGCCCATCGGTTATTTGATAGAATGGCTGTAAGAGATATTGTTTCCTGGAATGTAATGATAGGAGGGTATGGATTGCATGGGCACAGCAATGAAGCGCTCCAACTTTTTTCTCAACTGCAACAAGATGGCATTAAACCAGATCACATCACTTTTATATGTGTTCTATCTTCATGCACTCATGCTGGTCTTGTGGATGAAGGTAGGCAGTTCTTCAATACTATGAACAGAGACTATTGTATTACCCCAAGGATGGAACATTACATATGTATGGTTGACCTTCTTGGGCGTGCTGGATATCTGGATGAGGCACAACACTTCATCAAAAGTATGCCATTTGAACCTGCTGCTGGCATATGGGGTGCTTTACTTGGTGCCTGCAGAATTCACTGCAATGTTAAGCTTGCAGAACATATAGCTGCACATCATCTTGAGTTGGAGCCTCATAATATGGGATGCTATGTGCTGCTTTCAAATATCTTTGCTGCAGCTGGAAGGTGGCATGATGCGGAAAAGGTGAGGGCAGTGCTAAAAGACACGGGATTGAAGAAGAACCCAGGACGCAGTTGGATAGAGATTAAGAGTAAGGTTCATACATTTGTGGGAGGAGACAGATCACATCCCCAGTCAGAGAAAATTTATGCTGTCTTGGGCTGTTTGATTAGAGAGGCGAAGAAGGAAGGATATACACCTGACAAGAGTCTTGTGAAtcaagatgtcgaagaagaggagaaagaaaacATTATATTAAGCCACAGTGAGAAGTTGGCTATTGCCTTTGGGTTCATTGAAACAAGCCCTGGAACGCCTATCCAGATCACCAAGAATCTCCGCATCTGTGGTGACTGTCATTGGGCCGTCAAGTCCATCTCTAAGATTGTAAGACGAGAAATTATTCTGAGGGATATAAACCGATTCCACTGTTTCAAGGATGGATTGTGTTCTTGTGGAGATTATTGGTAATGATTATTACAACAATATCGATGAACTTCCATACTTATACATGTTTTTCTGAAGATTTCTTCTAGAAATGCAGACTAAATGTCATCGTTACACAAATAATGAGCTATACAATTTGTTAATACGAAGCCAGTGTAATAACTTGTGCCAGGAAAACGGTAGAGCTACacataataataaatttttatgtTGTATCTGTATAATAGCATCACTATAATAAAAAAATGAGTAACTGTAGCTAATTCTTCAGATTTAGTTACAAAGTTTGTACCAATATACTTGCTAATCTCATTTTTCACTAAAACACCGATAATAAATCACTTTTCAGAGTAACGGTTGAGGTTGCACTAGAACTATGAAATGAAATGGGACAGAGATAGAGCATCTCTAGTTAAGGGATTGCAAAAGGTGTAAAATAGTTGAAAGTCACAAAGTTGACATCAATTTGGAAGTTACTGTTTTTGGCCGCAATCACTCATGCTTCGAAAGGTGCATTAGTATCTTACGAGTGCAATAATGTTATGTGCATGTGCGCGAGTGTCCTTAAAACTTGTCATGAGAAAACACTTGCTCCTATCTCTGTCACTGCAACAGTTGATTTTGATATAGCAAAACCCACTAGTTTGCATGAAGGGAGAAGATGTCGTGCCTAGGGGCACCTTTGGGAGCTTGCCTCAGTCAAGCGCCCATTAGCATGTTTCATTTTGAAGTATAGGAAAATGATAAATGTATGGTCTTATGAGTGCTGATGTATTTGACTATTAGATGGAGAAAGATGTAATGGATGGATTCTTTCTATTTATATCATTTTCTTTATTAGACATTCGCAGGGGAGAGGGACCAATACGTGAGCAGGTCTCAAAACATGCTATAGGATTTGGACAAAATGAGATCAATAGTGGTGCactaaaaatgtcatgtcaatgcttctctcaaaaatgtacctctaaaattaaaaaaataaccaatcatgtgatgccacattagtgcacaagtaaacatgacttcgtgcacacctattggtcttatcacaatttgggaccattttggacaccttcacaCAAATGCATGCTgctgtggcatcatatttgaccatgtggacttgaaatgaaaatttttaagtaggggacttgacaagtaagttgtataaaattgagaaaattttgaaatgtctacataagattttgagaagagtgaagttagggtgcacatgtATAGGGCCCTCTCCCCTAGTGTGTCGATTGATTGTTGGAAAGATGTTATTATTAAGGCTGGCAAGGGAGATGATTGTGAGGTGGGGAAACACATCACCAGTGGTATTTAGGTGGACAAAAGCATGAATGCTAGTTTTTGAGGTGTTGACAAAACAAGGTGTTTGCAACAAAGGTAGTCTAGTTATGGTTACAAGAGATGTTTTCAAGATAGTTTGGGCTATAAGAAggtaaaaaatggtacaaaacatgTCTATTGTTGGTTATCACCAAAATAGATGCAAATCAAGGTGAAAAAGTGTGAAGTATGCACTTTTCATTTCTACGTTTTTTCTCCATTTTAGTTGGTGGGTGAGCTGCATCAAGTAAGctaaagaaagtttgaaaacaacaAATCCAATTCAATTCACACATCCACCACAATTCCAAAGCTCCTAGATATCCAAATACACAACAACATAGAACAAATCTAACCCATTAGTCTAACATATCTAAAAGCATCCATAAGTTTCAACATTAGTCTTATAGAAATTCAAACGGCATTCAGTTTCAACTAATCCTTATCTTTGTTACGAGGATCTATTGTTCTCAATCTTTGTATTATGCTTGTATATCATTCCTGCATCAACAATGCTATTGTCGTCATCTAACCAATTAATCATTGGCTTTTAGCTTGATCAAGGGAAAACTTTTATTTGTCTTATCCTTTAATAGCACCATATTATGTAGAATATGTGGCCAATCTCAATAGATCCTATAAGCAACTTAAAAGAGAAGTGTATCTTCTAAAAAGTATTTTTTCTTAGATATAGGGtaagaaaatttcaaagaaaatggTTTTCCCAATGTAGTTATGAGGTTGTAAGCCTATGTAAATGAGAAATGAGAAAAATCAAGTAGTGAAATCATGAATAATTTTTATAGGATCTTGTTTGCAATGTGTAAGCTGtagcaagaagtcaaaggtgaaagCAAATGTACAAGGTCAAAAAAAGAGGGTATGGAACCAAGAGGTAAAATGTGTCATCTATCAACTTGGTAGGAAAGTCTTGTAAGGATAGGATTGTTAGTTGTTATCATTGAGTAAAGTGCATAAAAGTGCCACATATATCTAATAGGGTACTCATggccattatatttatcatgttggAGTAATGGTGAATCCATAGGTACATCAATCTATTAACAAAAACCAAAGaaaccttccacaaatgagagctaCAATAAAAAAGCTATGTTGCATCAAAAAAAGTAATCATAGTAATAACACAATAAAAAGAAATAACCTTACTATATTAGTAAGATAAAAATTCTTAAAAATCACAAGATTATACCAAGTGTCTTACTCCTATGAATTGGGACAAAAAAAAGTAACCTAAGTAAGGTTAAGACTAATGTGTTAATATGTCCTAGAGTCTAATTGGTTAAATAAAGTACCAAGTTCACaccaacacccccttaagtgcaactcggGGAGGTATTAATCTAATGCATGAAAAATCAAGAAATGGATCCCAACAACTAGGCTGGatgaggtactcatgtacaaataaaaAGATCTGTCATaacaagagaaaagaaaaaaatctaaTGGAAAAAGATCCTCAAAAATGTGAAAAGAGGACTCAAAAAGATgttataaggaagttaagtagcggaacaacttcctaaaataatcttgagaggagggtaatgcaaaagcTTTTATAGATCTTTACAACAGTTGCAAAAaacagaaatagacataataacattcaaacaaTAACActatgatttacgtggggaaaaccctttcgagagaaaaaacccacacttcaaaagccgcccaatatattattcagcaatcaaaatagattacaatatacttgtagagaaagctcttcgtaggagtaccactaatcagagattcagaggtaactcaatagccataagactcttacacacaacctctatctcatgcacttcataaataggagatacaatacaataaaccatcaaacggtattacaaaaccatgggctaaaaccacccaataaggtgtagccaaccttatctcccttctagatgccctatgacgtgtgtccctcccttttacaactcatttacttGTCCAAtgtattatatttcctatttcaagagtacaaacttcgaAAGgctataacttgagaaccgtgtgtcctattgacgaactatttgaagcgccgaaaagctcgcgaagtgttcTAATGCCTTGTAAGATGTTAatgcccacttttcaaggtgtttcggggcctctaaagtcctcaaaataaaatttaaacctttcattggacccctccaaaacgaaaaatttaatatcttcaaaactagttgtgatcttgtgacgtaactttaccagaatgcttatctagccaactaaaaGCTTtaaggagaatttcacaccattttgtgctcaaatgaaaacttactataaatagtaaccttatgtaaatgcaaggttgagacaccattttcccaacagatGTCCAAGGACAAATTCAACCAAAAAATTGATCACTACTAAAGATAACAAGATGATGCCAAACGTTTAGTGATGATTCTCACAACATGCTCCTTAGTAGGCAAATATTCTAAGAAGACATGATCACCATGGATAAGTTGTTAATAAAATGCATGTGTATCTTGACGTGCTTCATCCTCTAGGTTAagtgaaatattaatggcactttgGTAATCACAAAAAAAAGTATAGTAGCCTTAAGCATTATACCACACTTAGTCATAATTTTTCAAAGCCACAAAAACATCCTAAATGACAAGAATTGTATCTTGATAGTTAAAATCAATGGATAATAATGCAATAGTGTTTTgtttcttgcaagaccatgtggtTGGACCAAAACCAAGGCAAAATACACACCTAGAAGTGGAATTCTATGAGTCAACAACACTTGCCCACTTTAAGTCAATGAAGCCTTCTATTTATGAAGCTCTTAGTGTGTACTAAATGCCAAAAATTGTGGTGCCCTAAATATACCTCAAAATGCACTTGGTTGCCTTCAGTGATTGTGAGGATCATAATAAAAATGGGAGACAAGCCAAAAAACAAAGGTTATATTAGGATGCATTTGTGTCAAATACAAGAGATTGCCCACCAATTTTCTGTACAAGGTAGCATCAACTCTAGGTGTGGTGGAAGTGGTAATCAATGTGACACTTGATTGAAATGGTGTAGAAGATAGCTTACAATCAACCATGCTAAAATGATGAAGTTGATTGACGAAATACTTATGCTAATGTATGAAGATAATCTTACTAGGCTAAAGAACCTATAGACCAAGAAAAAAGTGTAGAAGCCTAATATTTATTATGCCAAAGTGTTGCATCAATGAGTATAATTAGCACAACTAATTGCCTCAACCCAAAAGGATGGAGCAATACATTGGGACTAAATCATATAATTGACTATCTCCCTTAGAGATATATTCTTTTTCTCAACAACACCATTCCAGTGAATATAAGTAATTGAATACTAATGCTGAATGCCATGATCAATGCAATAGTCTTGAAAGATGTGGTTCACATATTCTCCCATTATTTATGTGTAGCCATTGAATAGAAGAGCTAGATTTCTTCTCCACAAACACTCATAATGTCTTGAAAGTAGCGAAGACATCACTCTTGTACTTGCGAAGGTGCACCTATGTGCGATGAGAATAATCATTAATGAAGGTAAGATGGTGCAGTCATGGCAGGAGTAAGTCCTCAAAAAGAATATTTCAAACCGTGTTGGCCAATGAAACACAACTCAACgcgatggaggaaatgcaaaatcaGAATTATATTATGTCAAGAACTC
The nucleotide sequence above comes from Cryptomeria japonica chromosome 11, Sugi_1.0, whole genome shotgun sequence. Encoded proteins:
- the LOC131069663 gene encoding putative pentatricopeptide repeat-containing protein At3g23330 — translated: MAFGIRKQSFSTLKPNSTFQSINAQCSKGSQLEEALDSLYQQGRKVLAPQDYASLLQTCTQTKAISEGTQLHAHMLRSGIEKNRFLETKLVSLYVACGRIFNARLIFEKMCSENVFVWNEMIRGYAWNGPEEESLAMYYKMQEVGIKPNNYTYPIMLKACSSLLALEEGRQIHYDIIRNGLESDVYVGAALVDMYGKCGSVEEARQLFDKMSKRDVVSWNSLIAGYTQNGCAKEALQIFCQMQEADVKPSAVTMAIVLPACTQLADLKQGYAQNGFGNDALNLFHQMQLNNITPDFPSIVSVLRGCAHSASVQQGKSIHAYIVHSGFDEDINVGNSLVAMYAKFGTTEDAFQFFDSMPKRDVISWNAMIAGYAQNGHACEALTVYQHMQNQNVKPDVTTMVSVLPSCADLAALQQGKYIHGYILRNGLELSISMGNALIDMYAKCGRVQMAHRLFDRMAVRDIVSWNVMIGGYGLHGHSNEALQLFSQLQQDGIKPDHITFICVLSSCTHAGLVDEGRQFFNTMNRDYCITPRMEHYICMVDLLGRAGYLDEAQHFIKSMPFEPAAGIWGALLGACRIHCNVKLAEHIAAHHLELEPHNMGCYVLLSNIFAAAGRWHDAEKVRAVLKDTGLKKNPGRSWIEIKSKVHTFVGGDRSHPQSEKIYAVLGCLIREAKKEGYTPDKSLVNQDVEEEEKENIILSHSEKLAIAFGFIETSPGTPIQITKNLRICGDCHWAVKSISKIVRREIILRDINRFHCFKDGLCSCGDYW